One genomic segment of Helianthus annuus cultivar XRQ/B chromosome 14, HanXRQr2.0-SUNRISE, whole genome shotgun sequence includes these proteins:
- the LOC118486482 gene encoding uncharacterized protein LOC118486482 → MGQTAYDCERAVNYHLGKANLVADTLSRKKTKPKGVRVLQLTIHSSLPTQICDAQSAALKEENILAESMRSMEKQLACKEDGNYYFMERIWVPSYENLRERVIGEAPKPRYSVHPSFDKMHQDHKTLYWWPETIRTTPTPRNSNVEMGVDFHRFRH, encoded by the coding sequence ATGGGTCAAACTGCTTACGACTGCGAACGCGCAGTCAACTATCATCTCGGAAAAGCCAACCTGGTGGCTGACACCCTCAGTCGTAAGAAAACCAAACCTAAGGGTGTACGCGTGTTACagcttactatccactccagtctTCCTACCCAGATTTGTGACGCTCAGAGTGCAGCATTGAAAGAGGAGAACATCCTAGCTGAGTCCATGCGGAGCATGGAAAAGCAACTCGCATGCAAGGAAGATGGCAATTATTATTTCATGGAACGTATCTGGGTTCCATCCTACGAAAACCTACGAGAGAGGGTTATCGGTGAAGCACCCAAGCCTCGCTACTCGGTGCATCCTAGTTTTGACAAGATGCACCAAGATCACAAGACTCTGTACTGGTGGCCCGAAACCATCAGGACTACTCCAACCCCCAGAAATTCCAACGTGGAAATGGGAGTAGATTTCCATAGATTTCGTCACtag